The Acidicapsa acidisoli genome contains a region encoding:
- a CDS encoding MFS transporter — translation MIELSIDSAPPDAMTPSLWRDPSGWMRDKQLSRSYWVFFSAAFFFDAGFAVYYFLFNLYLLDCGYHERQIGWIGGALTLGSVVGTLPAGALTRRIGIERVLTVLFLVAPLLHAIRVFWIWEPAQIGLAFVSGLAMSNWGVCFLPAIARLTTEKNRTAAFSLIFSVSVGTSMFGGIVCGYLRNVLAMAGVAMQPVDVKRFILLAASVTVLLGLFPLFRLRIPEQISETSPEEKTAYPDASWIDRLRLPPVRSFLARFLFCMALWSALLAAFTPFANIYLARDLHIPMEQIGLLFSVVQVVQLCMGLLTPMVFRAMGLVKGIAAMQVAAALLLWAMAAVTEARLAVVLYLTFSAAQWMSSPGLYNLLMSATPDGERSSAASMTLFLNALASSGATATAGLLFTRFGYPPVFVGLGVGAVVSAMLFLLLMTQPQESSSGQDAAGDQHRAQCSL, via the coding sequence ATGATCGAGCTGTCGATTGACTCCGCGCCGCCCGACGCGATGACTCCGTCGCTCTGGAGAGATCCTTCGGGATGGATGCGTGACAAACAGCTCAGCCGCAGCTACTGGGTCTTCTTTTCCGCTGCATTTTTCTTCGACGCGGGCTTCGCTGTCTACTATTTCCTCTTCAACCTCTACCTTCTCGACTGCGGCTATCATGAACGGCAAATCGGGTGGATCGGCGGAGCACTCACTCTGGGCTCGGTCGTCGGGACATTGCCTGCAGGAGCCCTCACCCGGCGCATTGGCATCGAGCGCGTACTCACCGTACTCTTCCTCGTTGCACCGCTTCTGCACGCGATTCGTGTCTTCTGGATATGGGAGCCGGCACAGATCGGTCTTGCCTTTGTCTCCGGCCTGGCAATGAGCAACTGGGGCGTCTGCTTTCTTCCGGCCATCGCACGGCTCACGACCGAAAAGAACCGCACCGCCGCATTCAGCCTCATCTTCTCGGTAAGTGTCGGCACCAGCATGTTCGGCGGCATCGTATGCGGATATCTTCGTAACGTTCTCGCTATGGCGGGAGTTGCCATGCAGCCTGTCGATGTGAAGCGGTTTATCCTCCTCGCAGCTTCCGTTACCGTCCTGCTTGGACTCTTTCCTCTGTTTCGCCTCCGCATACCGGAGCAAATTTCAGAGACATCTCCAGAGGAAAAGACGGCATATCCAGATGCTTCGTGGATCGACCGCTTGCGCCTGCCTCCAGTTCGCTCATTTCTTGCGCGTTTCCTCTTCTGCATGGCGCTTTGGTCCGCGCTCCTGGCTGCGTTTACACCCTTCGCCAATATCTATCTTGCACGCGATCTGCACATCCCGATGGAACAGATCGGCCTGCTCTTTTCCGTTGTACAAGTAGTGCAGCTCTGCATGGGTCTGCTTACGCCGATGGTCTTCCGTGCAATGGGACTGGTCAAGGGCATCGCGGCAATGCAGGTTGCCGCAGCCCTCTTGCTCTGGGCCATGGCTGCCGTAACAGAAGCTCGCCTTGCTGTTGTGCTCTATCTCACCTTCTCAGCAGCGCAATGGATGAGTTCACCCGGACTCTACAACCTGCTCATGAGCGCAACGCCGGATGGAGAACGAAGTTCGGCTGCGTCGATGACGCTCTTTCTCAACGCGTTGGCTTCCTCGGGCGCTACTGCTACAGCCGGCCTGCTCTTCACACGCTTCGGTTATCCGCCAGTCTTCGTCGGTTTGGGCGTTGGAGCGGTCGTAAGCGCCATGCTCTTTCTACTGCTCATGACACAACCGCAGGAAAGCAGTTCCGGGCAGGATGCTGCTGGTGATCAGCATCGCGCCCAGTGCTCGCTGTAG
- a CDS encoding cupredoxin domain-containing protein, translating to MKPRFLLQVLLAAASLAGIVPAAGRAQAPPRRIEITASRFNYNPGTITLKRGEPVILVLKSADVAHGLRFRDLHVDLNARAGSTAQIGFTPDKIGEFIGHCSVFCGSGHGSMQLRLHVVN from the coding sequence ATGAAGCCCAGATTCCTACTGCAGGTGCTGCTTGCCGCAGCTTCATTAGCCGGAATCGTTCCTGCGGCAGGACGCGCTCAGGCTCCGCCAAGACGCATCGAAATCACAGCCAGCCGCTTCAACTACAATCCTGGCACGATCACGCTTAAGAGGGGCGAACCGGTTATCCTGGTTCTAAAAAGTGCGGATGTCGCGCACGGGCTTCGCTTTCGTGACCTGCATGTTGATCTGAACGCGCGCGCGGGCAGCACCGCGCAGATCGGCTTCACCCCTGACAAAATCGGTGAATTCATCGGTCATTGTTCCGTTTTCTGCGGCTCAGGACACGGATCCATGCAACTCAGACTGCACGTGGTGAACTAG
- a CDS encoding response regulator transcription factor, with amino-acid sequence MVNDLEMAPGMQETSLAANSRGTILVVEDDPRLQKVLRRIFADEQYTVVVAGDGQTALDLFRLEHPLAVILDLILPQISGRELCQTFKSISIDTPVIVLSAITEVVDKVLLLELGADDYVTKPFSPRELTARVQAAVRRQHKPRTAATYRFADCEIDFKRMTAWRAGNPVVLTSHEFKLLKFFIENAELVLTREVLLNEVWGYNAYPTTRTVDNQILKLRQKLESDPATPRHLLTIYGAGYKFVP; translated from the coding sequence ATGGTCAACGATCTGGAAATGGCACCCGGCATGCAAGAGACGTCTCTGGCTGCAAACAGCCGCGGCACAATCCTCGTCGTCGAGGACGACCCACGACTGCAAAAGGTGCTCCGCAGAATCTTCGCCGACGAACAATACACCGTCGTCGTCGCCGGGGACGGCCAGACTGCACTCGACCTTTTTCGTCTCGAGCATCCGCTTGCCGTCATCCTGGACCTGATCCTCCCCCAGATCTCCGGCCGCGAGCTCTGCCAAACCTTCAAGAGCATTTCAATCGATACGCCCGTCATCGTACTTAGCGCGATCACCGAAGTCGTCGACAAGGTTCTCCTTCTTGAGCTTGGCGCCGACGACTACGTCACCAAGCCCTTCAGCCCACGCGAACTCACCGCGCGGGTGCAGGCTGCCGTGCGCCGCCAGCATAAGCCGAGGACCGCCGCGACCTATCGCTTCGCCGACTGCGAGATCGACTTCAAGCGTATGACCGCCTGGCGAGCTGGTAATCCTGTTGTGCTCACTTCTCACGAGTTCAAACTGCTCAAATTCTTTATTGAAAACGCAGAGCTAGTTCTTACCCGGGAGGTCTTGCTCAACGAAGTCTGGGGCTATAACGCGTATCCAACTACCCGCACCGTGGATAACCAGATCCTGAAGCTTCGTCAAAAGCTGGAATCCGATCCGGCGACCCCCCGCCATTTACTCACCATCTACGGGGCAGGATACAAGTTTGTTCCTTAA
- a CDS encoding TonB-dependent receptor — translation MAIERTYDSSRAITRILCLRLYAILLFAILFAQTFPATAQTPGTGAISGMVFDPAGAPVVRASVTAVNEQTHQSRSVASNSQGLFEVSLLVPGNYTLSSTATGFGTTALDAVQVTASQTTSVHLTLAIASESQTVQVNSAAEDVELESSTLGGLVNETAISSLPLSNRNYTQILGLSPGVVVDLPDATALGSGTQNVASDGATPTANNIQFNGIDANNLAENSAAAAETDAGTAIPAPDTIQEFRVQTANFDAGYGRGTGANVDLVSKSGSNSFHGSAWEFVRNTIFNANDFFSELDGQPRPDLKHNQFGGAIGGPIRRDRTFFFASYQGLTEVNGLGVEQHPILPLLTSDRSAATLGAQFCPAGHLDNAGQPATGYLTLAGGTQVACDGSNINPVAVAILNAKLPNGQFAVPSPQVPIPNTGQDASDQVPMGQSTYAIPARFREDQATANIDQILTGKNTLAGRFFYARTPTTEPFSPNAANVPGWGTDQLNRNTMFVLADTHVLRANFVNVARFGYMRFDGMSKVQNPLTAQAISEGTPTGAVGAGLNAPGLTVGGFTIGDAGTPSAWQVTNSFIWQDTVALTEGRNNMRFGAEFKRHQIDANTPIETDGLLQIGTFDDFLLGQSAAQNGSPFGLSNVSNSTAGAGIFRRNERYTDTAFFVQDDIKLTPRLTLNAGLRYEIFGAPTETDGRLANFNADIAATGPVSPEGTYSGFTLPSNFSGMLPQGLIRTSFPGLYRTPHGDLSPRLGFVWQPTHEPALVLRGGYGVYFDRHSGNLAEQTFTQAPFSVLQIVAGAPNGAATLQNPFVPVVPSSSAFPIFTPRTATSTPFIEGTNPGMLDGRTQEYNLNIEYALGHGYVLQTGYVGTQSTHRSGQVEFDQAALASPQAPINGQTNNSINNVTARMPIQGVSQGSLFTDSVFVGNYNALQAGLVKHLSKGLQLQASYTWSKNLDEVNGEVGTDLFELQLPTNNQHDLRHASYGPAGTDRDQRAVINFVWTTPSFANTPILARRILSGWEFSGIGVVQSGIPLSVFDGNAGSVYGLLGGEVRAQRTGSNPKTHGSLYSRVLNGYLDPKAFTRAPEAPNGTSLADQDFGNSGVGFVRGPGQHNIDLAVERSFPVREGTSFRLRAEVFNLTNTPQFGNPNTSLGYTDPTLVNPSASSTFGKITSTSSNPRILQLAAKLQF, via the coding sequence ATGGCGATTGAACGAACCTACGACTCATCGAGAGCAATCACGCGAATTCTATGCTTACGGCTTTACGCCATTCTGTTATTTGCAATCCTGTTCGCACAGACTTTCCCTGCAACAGCACAGACTCCTGGCACCGGCGCCATTTCCGGCATGGTCTTCGATCCGGCAGGCGCCCCTGTTGTCCGAGCCAGCGTAACCGCCGTCAACGAACAGACGCATCAGTCCCGGTCAGTGGCTTCCAATTCTCAGGGCCTCTTCGAAGTCTCTCTACTCGTACCGGGTAACTACACACTCTCAAGCACAGCGACCGGCTTCGGGACGACGGCTCTCGATGCGGTCCAGGTGACGGCAAGCCAGACCACTTCGGTGCACCTCACGCTTGCCATCGCCTCCGAATCGCAGACGGTGCAGGTCAACAGCGCCGCAGAGGACGTTGAGTTGGAGAGCTCAACGCTCGGCGGCCTCGTCAACGAAACTGCGATCAGTTCCCTGCCGCTCTCAAACAGAAACTATACGCAGATCCTCGGCCTCTCACCCGGAGTTGTCGTTGACTTGCCGGATGCCACAGCGTTAGGCAGCGGCACGCAAAACGTTGCCTCCGATGGCGCCACGCCTACCGCCAACAACATCCAGTTCAACGGGATCGACGCCAACAATCTTGCGGAGAACTCCGCCGCAGCCGCCGAAACCGACGCAGGCACCGCGATTCCCGCGCCAGATACGATCCAGGAGTTCCGCGTGCAGACCGCGAACTTCGATGCCGGCTATGGACGAGGTACAGGCGCAAATGTCGACCTGGTCAGCAAGAGCGGTAGTAACAGTTTTCATGGCAGTGCGTGGGAGTTTGTGCGCAACACAATCTTCAACGCGAATGACTTCTTCTCAGAGCTTGATGGACAGCCTCGGCCGGACCTGAAACACAACCAGTTCGGCGGCGCCATCGGCGGACCGATCCGCCGCGATCGCACGTTCTTCTTCGCCTCATACCAGGGCCTGACGGAAGTGAATGGCCTAGGCGTCGAGCAGCACCCGATTTTGCCTCTGCTTACCTCGGACCGGTCCGCTGCAACGCTGGGTGCGCAGTTCTGTCCAGCAGGGCACCTCGACAATGCCGGCCAGCCAGCTACGGGATATCTGACCCTGGCCGGAGGCACGCAGGTCGCATGCGACGGCTCCAACATAAACCCGGTCGCCGTGGCCATCCTCAACGCCAAACTACCCAACGGCCAGTTCGCCGTGCCCAGTCCTCAGGTTCCAATTCCGAATACCGGCCAAGACGCCTCGGATCAGGTTCCGATGGGTCAGTCGACCTACGCCATTCCTGCGCGCTTCCGCGAGGATCAGGCCACCGCTAACATCGACCAGATCCTTACCGGTAAGAACACGCTTGCCGGTCGCTTCTTCTATGCCCGAACGCCAACAACAGAGCCCTTCTCGCCGAACGCCGCCAACGTCCCCGGCTGGGGTACGGACCAGCTCAATCGGAATACGATGTTTGTGCTTGCCGACACGCATGTCTTGCGCGCCAACTTTGTGAATGTCGCACGCTTTGGCTACATGCGCTTCGATGGCATGTCCAAAGTGCAGAACCCACTCACCGCCCAGGCCATCAGCGAAGGCACGCCCACCGGCGCCGTCGGTGCTGGACTCAATGCGCCGGGCCTCACCGTGGGCGGCTTCACCATCGGCGACGCAGGAACACCCTCTGCATGGCAGGTGACTAACTCCTTCATCTGGCAGGACACCGTGGCCCTGACCGAGGGTCGCAACAACATGCGCTTCGGGGCGGAGTTCAAGCGCCACCAGATCGATGCCAATACACCGATCGAAACCGATGGACTCCTCCAGATCGGCACCTTCGATGACTTTCTGCTCGGCCAGAGCGCGGCACAGAATGGCAGCCCCTTCGGCCTCAGCAACGTCAGCAACAGCACTGCTGGCGCGGGCATCTTCCGACGCAACGAGCGCTACACCGATACTGCGTTCTTTGTGCAGGACGACATCAAGCTCACGCCTCGTCTAACCCTCAACGCCGGGCTGCGTTACGAGATCTTCGGTGCCCCCACGGAGACCGACGGCCGCCTCGCCAACTTTAACGCCGATATTGCGGCCACTGGTCCCGTGTCGCCGGAGGGGACTTACAGCGGCTTCACGCTGCCTTCGAACTTTTCCGGTATGTTGCCGCAGGGCTTGATTCGGACCTCGTTCCCTGGCCTCTACCGCACGCCCCACGGTGATCTTTCTCCACGTCTCGGCTTCGTCTGGCAACCTACGCACGAGCCAGCGCTCGTCCTGCGCGGAGGTTACGGCGTCTACTTCGACCGGCACTCCGGCAACCTCGCCGAGCAAACCTTCACGCAGGCTCCGTTCTCCGTTCTCCAGATCGTGGCCGGCGCTCCCAACGGTGCGGCAACGTTGCAGAATCCCTTTGTTCCCGTTGTGCCGTCCAGCTCAGCCTTCCCCATTTTCACGCCACGCACAGCAACCTCGACACCGTTCATTGAAGGCACGAATCCCGGCATGCTCGACGGCCGTACCCAAGAATACAACCTCAATATCGAGTACGCGCTTGGACACGGTTATGTTTTGCAGACAGGGTATGTCGGCACGCAGTCCACGCATCGCTCTGGCCAGGTCGAGTTCGATCAGGCCGCGCTCGCCAGCCCTCAGGCTCCCATCAACGGACAGACCAACAACTCCATCAACAATGTCACCGCGCGCATGCCCATCCAGGGAGTAAGCCAGGGCTCGCTCTTCACCGATTCTGTCTTCGTCGGCAACTACAATGCGCTACAAGCGGGTTTGGTCAAGCATCTCTCGAAGGGCCTGCAACTCCAGGCAAGCTACACGTGGTCCAAAAACCTTGACGAGGTCAACGGCGAAGTCGGAACTGACCTCTTCGAGTTGCAGCTACCCACCAACAACCAGCATGACCTGCGTCACGCCTCCTACGGTCCTGCGGGAACCGATCGCGACCAGAGGGCTGTGATCAACTTTGTCTGGACCACTCCCAGCTTCGCCAACACGCCGATTCTTGCACGCCGCATTCTCTCCGGTTGGGAATTTTCGGGCATTGGCGTCGTGCAATCCGGTATCCCGCTCAGTGTTTTTGACGGCAACGCCGGCTCAGTCTACGGCCTGCTCGGTGGCGAGGTGCGAGCCCAACGCACCGGCAGCAATCCCAAGACCCACGGGTCGCTCTACTCGCGAGTCCTCAACGGCTATCTTGATCCCAAAGCATTCACCCGGGCACCCGAGGCGCCCAATGGCACCAGTCTCGCCGATCAGGACTTCGGCAACAGCGGCGTGGGCTTCGTGCGCGGTCCGGGCCAGCACAACATCGACCTCGCAGTCGAGCGTTCGTTCCCTGTCCGAGAAGGCACAAGCTTCCGCTTGCGCGCTGAGGTCTTCAACCTCACCAACACACCACAGTTTGGCAACCCTAATACCAGCCTTGGCTACACAGACCCCACGCTCGTGAATCCATCTGCCAGCAGCACTTTTGGCAAGATCACCAGCACTTCATCCAACCCGCGCATCTTGCAGCTCGCAGCAAAACTACAGTTCTGA
- a CDS encoding phosphoenolpyruvate carboxykinase (ATP), with protein sequence MFEKQHTTDLIRADVQVVTSDANVCPPAPAYRLILPLMIGSADADNYSIVDLERSHASIVISQAALRNPLYAQYFLLGVPACCITTRYTTPIHAGCVGLHGRGVLLCGDSGAGKSTLSYACARAGWTYTSDDACFLLDQGFGRRVTGNCHQVRFRPTAVELFPELSGLEITPRAAGKPSIELSTQPMRHIRRASTMGIDAIVFLNRNWDRAPQLVPGSLEAARKSMREVLFGSVDTRAVQHKAIDRLLTAPLYELRYTKLDDAISLLRGLVGDGR encoded by the coding sequence ATGTTCGAAAAGCAACACACGACGGATCTCATTCGTGCGGATGTCCAGGTTGTCACCTCCGATGCAAACGTCTGCCCTCCTGCCCCTGCTTACAGGCTCATCCTTCCTCTCATGATTGGTTCGGCGGACGCTGACAACTACAGCATCGTCGATCTCGAGCGCTCCCACGCTTCGATCGTGATCTCACAGGCTGCACTGCGGAATCCGCTCTATGCACAATACTTCCTCCTCGGAGTTCCTGCCTGCTGCATTACTACGCGGTACACCACGCCAATACATGCCGGATGCGTGGGGCTGCACGGCCGCGGGGTGCTCTTGTGCGGCGATTCCGGCGCGGGCAAATCAACGCTCTCTTACGCGTGCGCCCGTGCCGGTTGGACCTACACCAGTGACGATGCCTGCTTTCTGCTCGATCAAGGCTTCGGACGTCGCGTCACGGGCAACTGCCACCAGGTACGCTTTCGTCCCACTGCTGTCGAGCTCTTCCCTGAACTCTCAGGGCTTGAGATCACGCCGCGAGCAGCAGGCAAGCCCTCCATCGAGCTCTCCACCCAACCGATGAGACACATCCGGCGCGCATCAACAATGGGCATAGATGCCATAGTCTTCCTCAACCGCAATTGGGACCGGGCACCGCAGCTCGTCCCCGGCAGCCTGGAAGCTGCGCGCAAATCCATGCGTGAGGTGCTCTTTGGCTCCGTGGACACTCGTGCTGTGCAACACAAGGCCATTGACCGGCTACTGACTGCACCGCTCTATGAGCTTCGCTATACGAAGCTCGACGACGCTATCAGTCTACTCCGAGGACTGGTCGGGGATGGGCGATGA